Proteins from one Ipomoea triloba cultivar NCNSP0323 chromosome 1, ASM357664v1 genomic window:
- the LOC116013827 gene encoding peroxisomal and mitochondrial division factor 2, whose amino-acid sequence MADESATNGDVFIGDAEIGANDDSQSESKTSVLSQKLAASEKENRELVRENEVVKEIEEKLKKTIEKLESERAELRKKVEKSGTENRALGSVAARASELEGEVVRLQHDLITATNGLAEANSEVSQLKAALDGLKTSEEEKRLKLEAVEGERNLLIEKLTKLESSENDHRAEMEAKEQVNRVLTKKIQDLVNASLLAKGLDKEKEELRKRLDELEKMKTELEEKLEEKERLITEKTVHGSVNGIKDCHPGLKMEWPVIAGSAVATIAAVSVVFYLHQRKA is encoded by the coding sequence ATGGCGGATGAGTCGGCAACCAACGGAGATGTATTCATTGGCGATGCTGAGATCGGCGCAAATGATGACTCCCAATCGGAATCGAAGACCTCTGTGCTGAGCCAGAAGCTTGCTGCATCGGAGAAGGAGAACCGGGAGTTGGTTCGTGAGAACGAGGTCGTGAAGGAGATAGAGGAGAAACTGAAGAAGACAATTGAGAAGCTTGAGAGCGAGAGAGCCGAGTTGCGGAAGAAAGTGGAGAAGTCAGGGACGGAGAATAGGGCTTTGGGATCGGTGGCTGCTCGAGCTTCTGAACTCGAGGGAGAGGTGGTTCGGTTGCAGCATGATCTGATCACCGCCACGAATGGCTTGGCAGAAGCTAATTCTGAGGTTTCACAGTTGAAGGCAGCATTGGACGGGCTGAAAACTAGTGAGGAAGAGAAGAGATTGAAACTTGAAGCGGTTGAGGGGGAAAGGAATCTGTTAATTGAAAAATTGACAAAACTGGAGAGCAGTGAGAATGATCACAGGGCTGAGATGGAAGCAAAGGAGCAGGTGAACAGAGTTTTAACAAAGAAAATTCAGGATTTAGTGAATGCCTCCCTTTTGGCTAAGGGGTTGGATAAGGAGAAGGAGGAGCTGAGGAAGAGGTTGGATGAACTAGAGAAGATGAAAACAGAATTGGAGGAAAAGTTGGAGGAGAAGGAAAGGTTGATTACTGAAAAAACTGTTCATGGCAGTGTCAATGGGATTAAAGATTGTCATCCTGGACTTAAAATGGAGTGGCCTGTTATAGCAGGATCTGCTGTTGCTACTATAGCTGCAGTATCTGTTGTGTTTTACCTGCATCAGAGGAAAGCATAG
- the LOC116023980 gene encoding serine/threonine-protein phosphatase 5 isoform X2, with protein sequence MEPEHSNDSQAEQLKLRANEAFKAHKFGQAIDLYTQAIELNSKNAVYWANRALAHTKLEEYGSAIQDATKAIEVDPKYSKGYYRRGAAYLAMGKFKDALKDFQQVKRLCPNDPDATKKLKECEKAVMKLKFEEAISVPQSEKRSVADSIDYHSVEVEPQYTGARIEGDVVTLDFVKKMMDDFKNQKNLHKRYAYQIVLQTREMLRSLPSLVDIEVPQGKHFTVCGDVHGQFYDLLNIFELNGLPSEDNPYLFNGDFVDRGSFSVEVILTLFAFKCMCPSAMYLSRGNHESKNMNKIYGFEGEVRSKLSETFVELFAEVFCCLPLAHVINGKIFVVHGGLFSVDGVKLSDIRAIDRFCEPPEEGLMCELLWSDPQPQPGRGPSKRGVGLSFGGDVTKRFLQENNLELVVRSHEVKDEGYEIEHDGKLITVFSAPNYCDQMGNKGAFIRFQAPELKPNIVTFSAVPHPDIKPMAYANNFLRMFS encoded by the exons ATGGAGCCTGAACATTCCAACGACTCTCAAGCCGAACAGCTCAAACTCCGAGCCAATGAAGCCTTCAAAG CGCATAAATTTGGGCAAGCTATTGATTTGTACACACAAGCAATTGAGTTGAACAGTAAGAATGCGGTTTACTGGGCTAACCGTGCCTTGGCGCACACTAAACTGGAGGAGTACGGTAGTGCTATACAGGATGCTACTAAAGCTATTGAGGTTGACCCTAAATATTCAAAG GGATACTATAGACGAGGTGCTGCGTATTTGGCGATGGGGAAGTTTAAAGATGCACTCAAAGATTTTCAGcag GTCAAGAGATTATGTCCAAATGATCCTGATGCTACGAAGAAATTGAAGGAATGTGAGAAGGCTGTGATGAAGCTTAAGTTTGAAGAAGCTATTTCTGTACCTCAATCTGAAAAACGATCAGTAGCTGATTCAATTGACTATCATTCTGTAG AAGTGGAGCCACAGTATACTGGTGCAAGGATAGAGGGAGATGTTGTAACTTTAGATTTTGTGAAGAAAATGATGGATGACTTCAAAAACCAAAAGAATTTACACAAAAG ATATGCATACCAAATTGTTTTACAAACACGCGAAATGCTGCGATCATTGCCTTCGCTTGTTGACATTGAGGTTCCTCAAGGGAAGCATTTTACTGTGTGTGGTGATGTGCACGGCCAG TTTTATGACCTTCTAAATATTTTTGAGCTCAATGGACTTCCATCGGAAGATAATCCATACCTCTTCAATGGTGACTTTGTTGACAGAGGGTCTTTCTCTGTTGAAGTCATATTGACACTGTTTGCTTTCAAGTGCATGTGTCCATCAG CTATGTATCTCTCTAGAGGAAATCATGAAAGCAAGAACATGAACAAAATATATGGTTTTGAGGGTGAGGTCAGGTCCAAATTAAGCGAAACTTTTGTGGAACTTTTTGCGGAAGTATTCTGCTGTTTACCTTTAGCTCATGTGATAAATGGGAAGATTTTTGTTGTCCACGGAGGACTTTTTAGTGTTGATGGTGTGAAGCTCTCTGATATTAGAGCAATTGATCGGTTTTGTGAGCCACCAGAAGAAG GGTTGATGTGTGAACTGTTGTGGAGTGATCCACAACCTCAACCTGGGAGAGGACCTAGTAAACGCGGTGTTGGTCTCTCATTTGGCGGGGATGTAACAAAAAGATTTTTGCAGGAAAATAATCTAG AGTTAGTTGTGCGATCTCATGAAGTAAAAGATGAAGGGTATGAGATTGAGCATGATGGTAAACTCATCACTGTGTTCTCTGCTCCAAACTACTGTGATCAG ATGGGGAACAAGGGAGCTTTCATCCGTTTCCAAGCTCCTGAACTTAAACCAAATATTGTCACATTTTCAGCTGTG CCACACCCTGATATCAAGCCAATGGCATATGCCAACAACTTCCTTCGGATGTTCTCATAG
- the LOC115995922 gene encoding protodermal factor 1, which produces MRMERSSRQGSLLLWATMAALLSHNLVLIPAISAASLNDQKNYYSPPDPNIGTPSTPSGSHGSGGHHGGSSSHHHGGSSSHHGGGGSYGGGSPPSNCGSPPHHGGGHHGGGGGYYSPPTTPSTPTYTPTPTTPTIPDIPTPTTPDTPTPIVDSPPTPIVPSPPFGLEPSTPPFGFDPNSPPFTCDYWKSHPGLIWGLVGFWGTVGGVFGVASVPAGGFGTNLNLLQALSNTRNDGFGELYREGTASLLNSMLSTNRFPYTTQHVRDSFGAALSSNTAAAAQARLFKLANEGRLKPRSL; this is translated from the exons ATGAGAATGGAGAGAAGCAGCAGACAGGGTTCTCTCCTCCTGTGGGCTACAATGGCTGCTTTGCTCTCTCACAATTTGGTCCTCATTCCTGCCATTTCCGCCGCTTCTCTCAATGACCAAAAGAACTATTATTCTCCTCCTGATCCCAATATTGGAACTCCTTCCACTCCCTCAG GTTCTCATGGTTCCGGCGGTCACCATGGAGGATCATCTTCTCACCACCACGGAGGATCGTCCTCTCACCACGGAGGTGGTGGTAGCTATGGAGGCGGTAGTCCACCCTCAAACTGCGGCAGCCCGCCGCATCATGGTGGAGGTCAtcacggcggcggcggcggttacTATAGCCCTCCGACCACACCTTCCACCCCAACCTACACTCCAACTCCAACTACTCCGACCATACCCGACATCCCAACCCCCACCACCCCCGATACCCCAACCCCCATTGTTGACTCCCCACCGACTCCAATCGTCCCATCTCCCCCATTTGGCTTAGAACCAAGCACACCCCCCTTCGGATTCGACCCAAACTCACCACCTTTCACCTGCGA TTACTGGAAGAGCCACCCTGGATTGATATGGGGGTTGGTGGGTTTCTGGGGAACTGTGGGCGGTGTATTTGGGGTGGCCAGCGTTCCTGCTGGGGGGTTTGGAACCAACCTCAATTTGTTGCAAGCACTTTCCAACACCAGAAACGATGGCTTTGGGGAGCTTTACAGGGAAGGCACTGCTTCTTTGCTCAACTCCATGCTTAGCACCAACAGGTTTCCTTACACCACCCAACACGTCAGGGACAGCTTTGGCGCAGCTCTCAGTTCAAACACCGCCGCCGCAGCTCAGGCCAGGCTGTTCAAGTTGGCCAATGAGGGTCGCCTCAAGCCTAGATCACTCTGA
- the LOC115995915 gene encoding uncharacterized protein LOC115995915, whose translation MHSTTVTPWQNCCYCPFPSRFTSSPHSLPFPKKTIRLSRLTLSAATTHSCSTEHEKQNLPRNPEDPDRENPVFPQDYYEDGDREPERRFENPLVFLTNMWWTDMKAALGQRINVEGLTSSLGIFAKNKHLVIPHIAVPDIRYIDWAELKRRGFEGVVFDKDNTLTFPYSLRLWSPLRSSIEQCKALFGNNIAVFSNSSGLFEYDPDGRNAKILERAIGIKVIRHRLKKPAGTAEEIERQFGCEASKLIMVGDRPFTDIVYGNRNGFLTILTEPLSLDEEPFIVHQVRVIERALVYQWSVRGVQPISHKLLPDCEQCVKDKPN comes from the exons ATGCATTCTACCACTGTTACGCCATGGCAGAACTGCTGCTACTGTCCATTTCCTAGCCGCTTTACCTCTTCCCCTCATTCTCTTCCTTTCCCCAAGAAAACCATCCGACTAAGCCGCCTCACTCTCAGCGCCGCCACCACTCACAGCTGCAGCACCGAGCACGAAAAGCAAAATCTCCCCCGAAATCCCGAGGACCCGGATCGAGAAAACCCGGTTTTTCCTCAAGATTATTACGAAGACGGCGACAGAGAACCGGAAAGGCGATTCGAGAATCCTCTGGTCTTTTTAACAAACATGTGGTGGACAGATATGAAGGCTGCATTGGGGCAGAGGATTAACGTGGAAGGTCTTACTTCTTCTCTGGGGATTTTTGCTAAAAACAAGCATTTGGTGATCCCTCATATCGCTGTGCCGGATATAAGGTACATTGATTGGGCTGAGCTGAAGAGAAGGGGTTTTGAAGGTGTGGTCTTCGATAAGGACAATACTTTAACTTTTCCTTACTCTTTGCGCTTGTGGTCGCCTCTGAGATCGTCCATAGAGCAGTGCAAAGCTCTATTTGGCAACAACATTGCGGTTTTCAGTAACTCTTCAG GACTATTTGAATATGATCCTGATGGTAGAAATGCAAAGATCCTTGAGCGTGCAATTGGAATTAAAGTAATCAGACATA GGCTGAAGAAACCAGCTGGAACAGCTGAAGAAATTGAAAGGCAGTTTGGTTGCGAAGCCTCAAAACTTATCATG GTGGGTGATCGGCCTTTCACAGACATTGTGTATGGAAACAGAAATGGCTTCCTAACTATTTTGACTGAACCATTGAGTCTTGATGAGGAGCCTTTCATTGTACATCAG GTCAGGGTAATTGAAAGGGCACTTGTGTATCAATGGTCGGTGAGAGGAGTGCAGCCAATCAGTCATAAACTCCTTCCTGATTGCGAGCAATGTGTAAAGGATAAACCAAATTAG
- the LOC116011676 gene encoding ATP-dependent DNA helicase PIF1-like produces MNLIFSSAIATYRCFSSKAAAGKNRHLAQRAMSSKKDSSSNESSSSKPPNKRTRVKWTVQQSQVLDAISAGKSVFVTGSAGTGKTFLIQHIIRKLRRIHGRSRVYVTASTGVSACALNGYTLHSFAGIGLGEATAEELLHKVCSNQRACHRWKMVQALIIDEISLISGELYDKLEFIARKIRSSINGSDEEMVWGGIQVVASGDFFQLPPIFNKKTQKFAFEASIWNLSFDTQIDLTTVFRQSDPQLVKLLQGIRKGEYDFEDLNLLKNHCSKLEPDPLAVKLYPRNDDVYIVNKKHLDSLHQDLIGYRAVDSGEDSWKQQLKLGIAPDFLELCVGARVMLTKNLDARHKLVNGAAGTVIGFESVNGTDKTFGTNWLPIVKFDFQPEKLIIGPETWSIMDGEEVVAVRKQIPLILAWALSIHKCQGMTLDCLYTDLNRAFGYGMVYVALSRVKSLEGLHLSSFNPNMIKVHPKGTNPTEFILAWALSIHKCQGMTLNCLYTDLNRAFGYGMVYVALSRAKRLEGLHLPSFNPNMIKGTNPTELVTTG; encoded by the exons ATGAATTTGATATTCTCCTCTGCAATAGCGACGTATAGATGTTTCAGCTCTAAGGCAGCAGCTGGGAAAAACAGACATTTGGCTCAAAGGGCCATGAGCAGCAAGAAGGATTCTTCTAGCAATGAATCTTCATCTTCTAAGCCGCCTAATAAGAGGACTAGAGTAAAATGGACTGTGCAACAGTCACAAGTTTTGGATGCCATTTCTGCTGGGAAGTCAGTTTTTGTTACTGGGTCAGCAGGAACTGGTAAAACCTTTCTGATCCAGCATATCATCCGGAAGCTCCGAAGAATTCATGGGCGATCTCGGGTTTATGTCACTGCTTCTACTGGTGTTTCAGCTTGCGCCCTGAACGGGTACACCCTTCATTCTTTTGCTGGCATTGGGCTGGGTGAGGCTACAGCTGAAGAATTACTACACAAGGTTTGTTCCAATCAGAGGGCGTGCCACAGATGGAAAATGGTCCAGGCTTTGATTATTGATGAAATTAGCTTGATAAGTGGAGAATTGTATGATAAACTTGAGTTCATTGCGCGCAAGATACGAAGTAGTATAAATGGATCTGATGAGGAGATGGTTTGGGGTGGTATTCAAGTAGTTGCGAGTGGAGATTTCTTTCAATTACCACCTATCTTTAATAAGAAGACACAGAAATTTGCTTTTGAAGCTTCTATATGGAATCTGAGCTTTGACACTCAGATTGATCTTACTACAGTTTTTAGGCAATCAGATCCTCAGCTTGTAAAACTTTTACAGGGAATAAGGAAAGGGGAATATGATTTCGAGGACTTAAATCTATTGAAAAATCATTGCTCAAAATTGGAGCCTGATCCTTTAGCTGTAAAGCTCTATCCAAGGAATGatgatgtatatatagtaaACAAAAAACACCTAGATAGCTTACATCAGGATCTTATTGGTTATCGAGCTGTTGACAGTGGTGAGGACAGTTGGAAACAACAGCTAAAGCTGGGAATAGCACCTGATTTTCTTGAACTCTGTGTAGGCGCAAGGGTGATGTTGACAAAGAACTTGGATGCTCGGCACAAACTTGTGAATGGTGCTGCTGGTACTGTTATTGGTTTTGAATCGGTTAATGGTACTGATAAAACATTTGGCACTAACTGGTTACCTATAGTGAAATTTGACTTTCAACCAGAAAAACTTATTATTGGTCCAGAAACATGGTCTATAATGGATGGTGAGGAAGTTGTTGCCGTAAGAAAACAGATTCCCCTCATACTAGCATGGGCTCTAAGCATCCACAAATGTCAAGGGATGACTCTAGACTGCCTTTATACAGATCTCAACCGAGCTTTCGGCTATGGGATGGTTTATGTGGCACTTTCACGTGTGAAAAGCTTGGAAGGTCTTCATTTGTCAAGTTTCAATCCTAATATGATAAAGGTGCACCCGAAA GGCACCAACCCAACTGAATTTATACTAGCATGGGCTCTAAGCATCCACAAATGTCAAGGGATGACTCTAAACTGCCTTTATACAGATCTCAACCGAGCTTTTGGCTATGGGATGGTTTATGTGGCACTTTCACGTGCGAAAAGGTTGGAAGGTCTTCATTTGCCAAGTTTCAATCCTAATATGATAAAG GGCACCAACCCAACTGAATTGGTGACTACAGGATGA
- the LOC116023980 gene encoding serine/threonine-protein phosphatase 5 isoform X1 → MEPEHSNDSQAEQLKLRANEAFKAHKFGQAIDLYTQAIELNSKNAVYWANRALAHTKLEEYGSAIQDATKAIEVDPKYSKGYYRRGAAYLAMGKFKDALKDFQQVKRLCPNDPDATKKLKECEKAVMKLKFEEAISVPQSEKRSVADSIDYHSVGSGPGYSYVSTKVTAVAAAVALMAVLVVYMGSRPATGVVAAALATVLVVLGTFWWGRLNLSFFTKSQTVELEVEPQYTGARIEGDVVTLDFVKKMMDDFKNQKNLHKRYAYQIVLQTREMLRSLPSLVDIEVPQGKHFTVCGDVHGQFYDLLNIFELNGLPSEDNPYLFNGDFVDRGSFSVEVILTLFAFKCMCPSAMYLSRGNHESKNMNKIYGFEGEVRSKLSETFVELFAEVFCCLPLAHVINGKIFVVHGGLFSVDGVKLSDIRAIDRFCEPPEEGLMCELLWSDPQPQPGRGPSKRGVGLSFGGDVTKRFLQENNLELVVRSHEVKDEGYEIEHDGKLITVFSAPNYCDQMGNKGAFIRFQAPELKPNIVTFSAVPHPDIKPMAYANNFLRMFS, encoded by the exons ATGGAGCCTGAACATTCCAACGACTCTCAAGCCGAACAGCTCAAACTCCGAGCCAATGAAGCCTTCAAAG CGCATAAATTTGGGCAAGCTATTGATTTGTACACACAAGCAATTGAGTTGAACAGTAAGAATGCGGTTTACTGGGCTAACCGTGCCTTGGCGCACACTAAACTGGAGGAGTACGGTAGTGCTATACAGGATGCTACTAAAGCTATTGAGGTTGACCCTAAATATTCAAAG GGATACTATAGACGAGGTGCTGCGTATTTGGCGATGGGGAAGTTTAAAGATGCACTCAAAGATTTTCAGcag GTCAAGAGATTATGTCCAAATGATCCTGATGCTACGAAGAAATTGAAGGAATGTGAGAAGGCTGTGATGAAGCTTAAGTTTGAAGAAGCTATTTCTGTACCTCAATCTGAAAAACGATCAGTAGCTGATTCAATTGACTATCATTCTGTAG GGTCAGGCCCTGGCTACTCATATGTTTCCACCAAAGTAACTGCTGTAGCAGCGGCAGTAGCACTAATGGCAGTACTGGTGGTATATATGGGATCTAGACCAGCCACAGGGGTGGTGGCAGCAGCTTTGGCAACAGTATTGGTGGTATTGGGAACATTTTGGTGGGGTCGCCTCAATCTCAGTTTCTTTACCAAGAGTCAAACAGTTGAATTAG AAGTGGAGCCACAGTATACTGGTGCAAGGATAGAGGGAGATGTTGTAACTTTAGATTTTGTGAAGAAAATGATGGATGACTTCAAAAACCAAAAGAATTTACACAAAAG ATATGCATACCAAATTGTTTTACAAACACGCGAAATGCTGCGATCATTGCCTTCGCTTGTTGACATTGAGGTTCCTCAAGGGAAGCATTTTACTGTGTGTGGTGATGTGCACGGCCAG TTTTATGACCTTCTAAATATTTTTGAGCTCAATGGACTTCCATCGGAAGATAATCCATACCTCTTCAATGGTGACTTTGTTGACAGAGGGTCTTTCTCTGTTGAAGTCATATTGACACTGTTTGCTTTCAAGTGCATGTGTCCATCAG CTATGTATCTCTCTAGAGGAAATCATGAAAGCAAGAACATGAACAAAATATATGGTTTTGAGGGTGAGGTCAGGTCCAAATTAAGCGAAACTTTTGTGGAACTTTTTGCGGAAGTATTCTGCTGTTTACCTTTAGCTCATGTGATAAATGGGAAGATTTTTGTTGTCCACGGAGGACTTTTTAGTGTTGATGGTGTGAAGCTCTCTGATATTAGAGCAATTGATCGGTTTTGTGAGCCACCAGAAGAAG GGTTGATGTGTGAACTGTTGTGGAGTGATCCACAACCTCAACCTGGGAGAGGACCTAGTAAACGCGGTGTTGGTCTCTCATTTGGCGGGGATGTAACAAAAAGATTTTTGCAGGAAAATAATCTAG AGTTAGTTGTGCGATCTCATGAAGTAAAAGATGAAGGGTATGAGATTGAGCATGATGGTAAACTCATCACTGTGTTCTCTGCTCCAAACTACTGTGATCAG ATGGGGAACAAGGGAGCTTTCATCCGTTTCCAAGCTCCTGAACTTAAACCAAATATTGTCACATTTTCAGCTGTG CCACACCCTGATATCAAGCCAATGGCATATGCCAACAACTTCCTTCGGATGTTCTCATAG